DNA from Coriobacteriaceae bacterium:
GGCACTGGCCGCAGCACTTCCCGGTATCGAAGCTGCGCTGGCGGGTACCGACGTCGAAATTCTGGAGACGCGCGTCTACGGCACCAACAGTACGCGCGCAAATATCGCCAAGGTCGTAAACTCCCCTGCCTGCCAGGAAGCTGACGTGCTTATCGCATGCGGCGGCGGCAAGGCGCTCGACACCGTGAAGACCGCAGCTATCGAGCTCAAGAAGATCGTCTTTACGGTCCCGACGATCTGTTCCAACTGCTCCGCCGCGACCGCCATTGCCGTCGTGTACAACGACGACGGCTCGCTCGAGGGCTATTCGTACCCCAACCGACCGGCGCACATCTTCATCAACCCCAAGATCATCGCCGAGGCACCGGCAGAGTATTTCTGGGCCGGCGTAGGCGATGCCCTGTCTAAGCAGCCCGAGGTCGAGTACGCAACGAGCGCCGGCAATCTGGAGCACACGGCAGGCCTTGGTCTGGCACTCGCCCACACCTGCTCCGAGCCGCTGTTTACCTATGGCGTCCAGGGTCTTGAGGACGTGCGCCAGGACCTGTCGAGCGAGGCCGTCAAGCAGATCGCGCTCGACATCGTGGTCAACACGGGCTATGTCTCGAACCTGACCAACCAAAACGATTACTACTACAACTCGAGCGTGGCGCACGCGTTCTACAACGCCACTTGCAGCATTCCGCGTGAGGGCACCTACCTGCACGGCGAGGTCGTGAGCCTGGGCGTGCTCGTGTTGTTCGCCTACACGGGCGACACCGAGAACCTTAAGCGCTACGCTGCCTTTAACAAGCAGATGGGGCTGCCCGTGACGCTTGAGCAGGTCGGGCTTTCCGAGTCCGATATCCCGGCCCTGTGCGAGTATGCGCACGCCACCAACGAGTGGAAGCAGGGAAACCCCGAGCCCTTCACCGACGAAAAGTTCGCCGCCGCCATCAAGGCCGCCAACGCCTACGGCCGCACGCTATAGGCCTAACCCAAAACCACCACAAAGGGGACGCAGTTCATTTGTGGTGGTTTTTTATTGCTTCAACATTCAGTTCGCACTCGAACCCGATTCTATACGAGAAAGGGTCCGGGTACGTTTTTTGTTTATCGGTAATTCTGCGGAAGGACCACTCGGAACGGTAAACAGAAACGAACAGAGGCAGAGTACCATCGTGGTGATGGTATCCTGCCTTTTGTTTTGCGGAACCAAGGTCGCTTTATGCGAACTTGATCGCCACTTATATGGCGCATTGATGGCAATTGCTGCGTACGTGCGTACCGGGAGCCTGTACACCTCTGGCAAGGCGTAACACACTAGACTTTGTTCCAAAGTGCGTGTGCTAAGGGGGCAGGGCCCTTAGAATTCCTGTGGAGTGTGTACGCACATACGCAGGAAAACAGCAAATTACGCTATATCAGGGCGTTCTTTCATTGGTGAGTATGGTATACACGGCTTAGTTCAACAAATAAGAATTTATATATAAAGGAGAATATTGATGAAAATGTTTTTATGTTCGCACTTTTCAAGTGTAGGAAGTCTGATAAAGGAAGAAATTGAAAATAAAAAAGTCGCATTTATTCCAACAGCTTCGCTGCGTGAAGGCTA
Protein-coding regions in this window:
- a CDS encoding iron-containing alcohol dehydrogenase family protein yields the protein MRTIGMSDYTVGEDCFDELPAALAEYGAKKVAIIGGKRALAAALPGIEAALAGTDVEILETRVYGTNSTRANIAKVVNSPACQEADVLIACGGGKALDTVKTAAIELKKIVFTVPTICSNCSAATAIAVVYNDDGSLEGYSYPNRPAHIFINPKIIAEAPAEYFWAGVGDALSKQPEVEYATSAGNLEHTAGLGLALAHTCSEPLFTYGVQGLEDVRQDLSSEAVKQIALDIVVNTGYVSNLTNQNDYYYNSSVAHAFYNATCSIPREGTYLHGEVVSLGVLVLFAYTGDTENLKRYAAFNKQMGLPVTLEQVGLSESDIPALCEYAHATNEWKQGNPEPFTDEKFAAAIKAANAYGRTL